From one Cytophagales bacterium genomic stretch:
- a CDS encoding class I SAM-dependent methyltransferase has protein sequence MTKKLQTMMIILQKWLKKKFTGISWKNKYIKLIFHCIDIPDWITRQVNSLGNIPKYSIRVRSNGVQGQFGGKIFANSGKLITQLLSKHTNLKPQSKILEIGCGCGRIAFGLANILENGNYIGMDVDKLVIAECKKNSIFKKKDFVFQHMDVHNYVYNTKGEISADSFQFSYPDKNADIIILISVFTHMLPEDVAHYINEISRMLHPGGYCFFSTFLMDYGHQGRMLDFPYNHSYYRLHQEINPEKAVGYYQNFLSDSFTKAGISLLKDPILGRWRPATTNDSSDGFSQDIMIFIKDIY, from the coding sequence TTGACAAAAAAATTACAAACAATGATGATAATCTTACAAAAATGGTTAAAGAAAAAATTTACAGGCATTTCCTGGAAGAATAAATATATTAAATTAATTTTTCACTGTATAGATATTCCGGATTGGATAACACGTCAGGTAAATAGTCTTGGTAATATACCTAAATATTCTATACGTGTGCGATCTAATGGCGTTCAGGGTCAATTTGGTGGCAAAATATTTGCCAATAGTGGTAAATTAATAACTCAATTGCTGAGCAAACATACAAATCTTAAACCACAAAGCAAAATATTAGAGATAGGATGTGGATGTGGCAGGATTGCATTTGGTTTAGCAAATATTCTTGAAAATGGAAATTATATTGGTATGGACGTAGATAAATTAGTTATTGCTGAATGTAAAAAAAATTCAATATTCAAAAAGAAAGATTTTGTTTTTCAACATATGGATGTACATAATTACGTCTATAATACTAAAGGTGAGATTTCTGCTGATTCGTTTCAATTTTCTTACCCGGATAAAAATGCAGATATAATTATTCTAATATCAGTATTCACGCATATGTTACCTGAAGATGTCGCCCATTACATCAATGAAATTAGCCGTATGCTTCACCCTGGCGGCTACTGTTTTTTTTCAACCTTTCTGATGGATTATGGTCATCAAGGTAGAATGTTAGACTTTCCTTATAACCATTCTTATTACAGACTTCACCAGGAAATTAACCCCGAAAAAGCAGTTGGATATTACCAAAACTTTTTATCAGATAGTTTTACTAAAGCAGGAATATCTTTACTGAAAGACCCTATATTGGGTAGATGGAGACCTGCAACAACAAATGATTCTTCAGATGGCTTTAGCCAAGATATAATGATTTTTATAAAAGATATTTACTGA
- a CDS encoding NAD-dependent epimerase/dehydratase: MKKAVIVGHTGQDGTYLCQLLEKKGYNIFVCIGIFYNHESPLRESKYVSKKIVETAIAIKNNAKGELKLGDLDSRIDWGYAPDYVDAVFGIMQLTEPDDFIISSGNTHSVKDFVEGVFQYLGMDWQEHVKIDSNLITKKQKRNLFGNNQKIKAITGWYPSISFGGMIKILVDKELKKHASK, translated from the coding sequence ATGAAAAAAGCAGTTATTGTAGGCCATACTGGTCAGGATGGAACTTATCTATGCCAACTTCTTGAAAAGAAGGGTTACAATATTTTTGTATGTATTGGAATATTTTATAATCATGAATCTCCTTTGCGCGAGTCAAAATATGTTTCTAAAAAAATTGTTGAAACGGCCATAGCGATAAAGAATAATGCAAAAGGCGAATTGAAGCTCGGGGATTTAGATTCACGGATTGACTGGGGTTATGCTCCTGATTATGTGGATGCTGTATTCGGCATCATGCAATTAACAGAACCTGATGATTTTATCATTTCCAGTGGCAATACTCATAGTGTTAAGGACTTTGTGGAGGGGGTATTTCAATATCTTGGGATGGATTGGCAAGAGCATGTTAAAATTGATTCTAACCTCATCACCAAAAAGCAGAAACGAAATCTTTTCGGCAATAATCAGAAAATAAAAGCTATAACAGGTTGGTATCCTTCCATAAGTTTTGGTGGGATGATAAAAATCTTAGTGGACAAAGAACTGAAAAAACATGCCTCAAAATAG
- a CDS encoding class I SAM-dependent methyltransferase, whose product MYKKIDKCRICGNENLVSLLHLGEQALTGVFPKNKDERITSGPLELVKCHSENQDSTVCHLVQLHHSYDSTEMYGLNYGYRSGLNQSMVRHLKDIVQYVQSFIALNEGDLVIDIGSNDSTLLQFYPSDKKLHLTGIDPTGVKFKEYYPSHIRLIPEFFSADIVRKHHPGEKAKVVTSIAMIYDLEDPISFVKQVHEVIADDGIWVFEQSYLPSMMEANAYDTICHEHIEYYALSQIQWLMDKAGLRIIDVELNDVNGGSFIVVVTKNQSSYVSSKTVEKVFKREKQLRLDTLKPYENFAERVFAHKDELRRLLSDIKNKGEKVFGYGASTKGNVVLQYCGLTPNDIPYIADVNEDKFGAYTPFTQIPIISEQEAKSMNPDYFLVLPWHFRKGILEREKAYLESGGKFIFPLPEIEIVRQ is encoded by the coding sequence ATGTATAAAAAGATTGACAAGTGTAGGATTTGCGGAAATGAAAATTTGGTTTCACTCCTTCATCTAGGAGAACAGGCATTAACCGGTGTGTTTCCTAAAAACAAGGATGAAAGGATTACCTCTGGTCCTTTGGAATTGGTGAAGTGCCATTCCGAAAACCAGGATAGTACTGTATGTCATTTGGTTCAGCTTCATCATTCTTATGATAGTACTGAAATGTACGGACTCAATTATGGCTACCGTTCAGGGCTGAATCAGTCAATGGTCCGGCATCTGAAAGACATTGTCCAATACGTGCAGTCATTTATTGCATTGAATGAAGGAGATTTAGTCATTGATATTGGCAGCAACGACAGCACGCTTTTGCAGTTCTATCCATCCGATAAAAAACTGCATTTAACGGGTATTGATCCTACCGGTGTTAAATTCAAAGAGTACTATCCATCGCACATCCGGCTTATACCTGAGTTTTTTTCTGCTGATATAGTGAGGAAACATCATCCCGGAGAAAAAGCAAAAGTAGTTACATCTATTGCAATGATTTATGATCTGGAAGATCCCATATCCTTTGTTAAGCAAGTTCATGAAGTAATAGCGGACGATGGCATCTGGGTGTTCGAACAAAGTTACCTGCCTTCTATGATGGAGGCCAATGCTTACGATACGATTTGTCACGAACATATAGAGTATTATGCTTTGTCACAGATACAATGGCTAATGGATAAAGCTGGATTAAGGATTATTGATGTTGAGCTTAACGATGTAAATGGCGGCAGTTTCATAGTAGTTGTTACAAAAAATCAATCTTCATATGTTTCCAGTAAAACTGTAGAAAAGGTCTTTAAAAGAGAAAAGCAGTTGAGATTAGACACATTAAAACCCTATGAAAATTTTGCGGAAAGAGTCTTTGCTCATAAGGATGAGTTGCGCAGGTTGTTATCCGATATTAAAAATAAGGGTGAAAAGGTTTTTGGATATGGTGCTTCGACAAAAGGGAATGTAGTACTACAGTATTGTGGACTGACACCAAATGATATTCCTTATATTGCTGATGTAAACGAAGATAAATTTGGTGCATATACTCCATTTACACAAATCCCTATTATTTCCGAACAGGAAGCTAAATCAATGAATCCGGATTATTTTCTCGTGCTGCCCTGGCATTTCAGAAAAGGTATACTCGAAAGAGAGAAGGCATATTTGGAATCGGGTGGCAAGTTCATTTTTCCTTTACCTGAGATTGAGATTGTTAGGCAATGA